The Drosophila nasuta strain 15112-1781.00 chromosome 2R, ASM2355853v1, whole genome shotgun sequence genome segment AGCCATTCGTGTGTGCACACTAAATGATGCGATTGGCAAAGCATACATTATTGTAAATACCCTGCCAACAGTTTGGCTCCTTCCTAACAGTGATACACTAAAAAATTTGGAGCTGTTTATTACATTCATACGACAAACGTTGGAAACTTGTGATGCTAACAATCCCCTTTTTATGTAAGTATTATTTTAGCGTCTACGAATCAATAGTTACATTTATATGCTTTTCTGTCTATAGGCAATCCTGTGAGAAGGCTAAGCAAATACTACAAAGACTACATAGCTTGTAAAGTGAAagcaacacacatacatctgGTATTAAACTACACTTATCACGATTAAATCTTAGCTCAATGATGGGTTTCTGCTTatgaaacagcaacaatcaaATACTCGGtaaaacatatattaaataatggAAATCACATAATTACCAAGTGTTGTTTGATACACGGTCTAAAactgttaaatttattacactCAAATCATTATACCATAAAAAATCccaaaacaaaaggaaaataatGTACATATTATTCGTAGCATATGTGAACTGTAATAATTGGAATTTTGGTTAATGAGCCAACTttattccaaataaaattatgtctGTAGTACTTAAGCCTTTATGTCTCGATGGGGACAATCCTCCAAAAAATGTCTCGACATTAATCTGATTATCTAAAAGGTGATACATTTCTGACactagtttttatttttttttttaactttattgatTATATTAGAAGAATTGCGCatagcaataataaaacaatttttaaattatgtacACAAtacttaacaattttcaaatgcatATTACCTTTAATGCAGACCATAACcaattaaagtaaattgatGTTAAAAGTTCTCTATGAACTGTAAAATTTCCAGCGTCGCATGAAGCCAAGTTCTGTATTGTCTAATCAGCCTTAGAAACAGAGGCACGTGAATAGTTTTGGGCTAGGTCAACAACCTCTGTTTGCAGCGAGTGCAATTGTTCGTTTACTGACTTGGACTCGACACTGTCTGGCGATGCTTGCTGGAGCAATTGCAGGACGAGATCTAAGGAAAAGAAAGATGTGCTAATTAACATACATTTAaagttttgtaaattgaaCCCTTACCATGATAGCGCAACAATAATGCATTTTGTGGTTCATTTAAAGTGCTTCGAATATGTTGTAATATGGCTGAAACAAATTTGCCGGACGCATGCAGAATACAACCCGTGATGGTGGTGAAAAGTATCAGCGCAGCCAAATGAAGTAATAAAGCGGGTTCATTGCACTCCAGCAACTGTTGTAGCAGCTTCTCCTTATGATTCACAATGAGTAGTCGATCCTTTTTCTTATCGACTTTTTTCACAATCATGCTGCATGTTTTCAGCACAGCTTCCGTAGCCAACTCGAACTCATCGatgcttttgtttattgctttattttgttcCAGCAGAGCATTGCGATACAGCACATCTGAATTGTGATAAGTTAAATTGAGTTATTGTTATTCACTGAATTGCAACTTATATTTACCGCACTCTTGCACTAGTTTGATGCGTTGATCGACATTCAGGTTTGTTGATTTCACAGATAAACTGCACTCGGCTGCCACATAGAGCGTTAATTCATTGCATATGTCATTGCCCAGCGATTTAAGCAGATATTTAACCAATTGCGATTGCGTGTCGCTGGGAAAAAGTTTCAGACCTTTCTCGTACAGTCGGATGTCCACCAACAAAGTATTGACGCGCTCCTGAATAGCTGCGTGAGTCTGGCGACGATTTGTTTGGGGTGTTGCCTCATATAGCTCTTGCGCCTTGGCTAGTGCCGTCTGATTGAGTTGGCTATAGTTTAGATAACAAGTATATGAGTATAGGTAATTGCTTTTTAAAAAAGTGAGTTAACATACTTTAGGTAGAGTGCTGCGATGGGCTTGGCGAGCTGCTCTAGTCCTTCCTCCTCCAGCGTGCCTTTGATTAGATTTGTGATATCCGCAGTCTTAACCAGATCCAAAGTTTTGCCAGATTTACGATTACTGCTAGCATTGGACTGCACAGTATCCTCTTCATCCTCGCTATCATGATTGTGAGCAACTCGACCACGCTGATGCTTCTTTGTCGACTTTGTTTTAGTCTCGCGACCCTGCGCACCGCCACCTGCCTTGCCAGAGGCAGCCTTTTTGCGACGTTCATCACGTTTGTCCAACTTGTCATCGTCGGCATCATAAGCGCTGCCAGTTCCAGTGTTGCCCTTTTGCGCTAGTGTTTTCTCCACAATATACTGTTGATACACGCCCGCATCGATAGCTGCCTTGGCCTGAGCATGTGCCATCTCTTGGCATGGTTGCACCAGTTGCGTTAAATAAGCCTGTGAGAAGACTGCGTAGAAAAAGATTGAATACGGCAATGAAGGAGGAATTTAAGAAGTATCACTCACCAATGCTATCCAAGAACACAAAATGGCTTGGATTGCACTGCTTCTGTGAAATTATGGCCTCGAAAGCCTCTTTAATGTCCTCCTCCGACAAATTTGACGGTAGGATTGTGGACAAGTCAAGATATTGTTTGGTAGCATTGCATTCATTTAAAGCTGCAACTACAGTCAGCTCAATCAGACGTGCGCCAAGTGCCACGCGCTTGAGGAACAGGAACTGCTCGTTGGGAAACTGTTTGCGGATATATGCCTTGGCATCCGAAATTCCCAACTTGTTAATGGCATCATATTCTAGGAAACTGTTTTGCTTATAAAACGCATTGACCCAATCTGCTTGGGTTTTGGCATAAATATGAGGCACATACTGGGCATTAGCCTGCTTGGAGGTCACCTGGCCAGCTGGCGCAATTTCGTCTAGCAGTGAATGAAAGATCTTCTCTTGCACGCTGATCTGTTGCAGAATAACAGCCACATTAGTGGGTTTGGTGATGGCCGCTAAAGCACCGCGAATTTTTGCCTTACAACGCTGGATGTAGGCTTGGGTGAAGAATACACGAGGATTGGTGGCGTCCTGACGACCCTTAATGATCTTGCCCAGATGCTTCTCAACCACATTGTGCTGCAGAAAGTCTGAGGGCAAATCGAATTGTGACGTTAAGTCTGATATTGAAATTTCGCCACGTTGTGCCAGTTTTTCGTTAATCTCCTGGGCAATGTGCGTGATGTAGTCCTCATCGATCAACTGGCCCAACATTAGATGTATCTGAGGATTCTCGGCTGCAATATGCTCCGCCAGCGTCACAATCCGCGTCAGATCCACATTCAATGTTTTGCTGACCTCCACGAGATTTGCACGACCTCCATTCGCATAGAGTTCATCTTGGATTTCACGCTCCAAGTGATCGGGAGTAATGTACTCCTTGCCATCGTTGGTGAAAACCACATCAAGCAATTGTTTTTCCAACAATAATGtaacaatttcaatgcaattgcGTTCAGAGAGCCTGATAAATGAATTGATACGAAAAAGTTGCAGATGTAAAGTGAGGCAGCTGTTTCTATTTACGTTTACTTACTTCTGCAACGTGGAGGTAAGCTGAGCTTTTTGAAAGTCGGCTGCCAAGCGTTTAATTTCATCCCAGTCACTGcccatttttatttgatctttgcacaatattattaaaataaaatttcccTTACAATTGAGCTCCAATTGGAAATGTGACGCGTCAACAAATACTTTGTACTCTAATCGAAAACCTATCGATAATTCATGGTAAACAGCAGCTAAAGTAAACAGCTGCTGCCCTTTTGGCGATGATTAAATGACATTTCTGTTATGCTTAACATACGGTCACACCTTGACCGtcgaatattatttttaattcaaatttagaTAAAAGAAACTTCGGCACAGAAAATGTAAGTGTTTATGTATGAAGTGAATAAAAAAGCAAGCAATGTGTTAATAACACTAACTGCGCCAAGATGTcgatttcaaaattattcGTGAAAGTTTTCAATGAAGACATTTTCGAGAACCTTGACCAAGATAACTACTACAACTCCGACTTGGAAGATGACTTTGATGGGGGCAACTGTTCAACTGTCCCAGATCCGCGAGTGCAAAAGCTTGACGAGCTCTCTGTGACAAAGTAAGTTTGGCGAATCCCTAAAAGATAAAATGTAAAGGTAATTACTATTGCAGACAAATGATTATTGTGAAGAACTGGTTGGAGGATAAGTTTCAACAAATACAAACGGATAGCAATGAGGAAATACGTCGCCTCTACATAGATACGGAGGCCCGCATTGGCCCTGAATTGGCTATATTCGATGTGGATTATACGACCACAGTGCGTGTGTCCGCCGATAGACTGGCCTTGCGTTCCCAGGGCAGTTTCAACACGGTGCGCGCAAATTGTTGCGTTTACGGCGGTCGCTGGATGTATGAGGTAATCATGGCTATTAAATACGGGAATAAGTCTAAGTGGGAGTTGGGATGGGTTCGCGGTTGCTTAGCCGACGGTCAATGACATTGAACTTTCCCAAACTCTGTCATCAGTAATTTGGTAGTGTGGGTTGCACGTGCGCGTTATAGGCAAAAATTCTTTGAACTGTCTTTGTTTTCCTCCCTACCGTAGATTAGCCTGCATACTAAGGGAGTCATGCAAATTGGCTGGGCGTGCGGTTCCTGTACATTTAACGAAAACAGCGGAGTTGGTGACACCAAGTATAGCTATGGCTACGATGGTAGCAAGCAACAAGTGTGGCACATTTCCACTAAGAAGTGAGTAAACTCTTTATTTCTGggttgtatttttattgcttgtgTTCATTGCAGATATGGCGACAAATGGCAAATTGGTGATATCATTGGTGTGACTATCGATGTGGATCGCGAGATCATTGAATACTATCGCAATGGGCGCTCCATGGGAGTGGCCTTTGATAAGATTCAACGCGGACCTGGCATTACATTCTTTCCTGCCATATCACTAGGCTATACGCAAGGCGTGCAAGCCAACTTTGGCAATCGACCATTTGTGTATCCTTTGCCTGGCTTTCAGCCCATCATGGCGCGACCCATTCTGAAGCTACGTCGTGCCAGCTTACTCTTGGACTACCTCATCAATTTGGCTGGTATCTTTTCGCATTACAATGCCCAGGCCAAAAATAATACGTCCACCGATGCCAGCGAAGTTCGAGTATCGACAAAAAAGACAGTCTATTGTATATTTGCAACAATGCTAATTGAGCGTTTTACCAACGAAGTTTTCGATCCATATGTCATTGAGGATGTGCTTTTGTCACGCATTTCCAGTATGACAACACTGGCGGCAGAGAAGGAGAATCCGTACAGCGTTTTAAAGAgtctgttgtcgttgctctgGAATTTCATGGAGGGTGATGAAGTGAAGTTTGTGCTCCGTAAACTGGTCAATGCTCTGTTGGGCACATTCAGTCACACTGTGCAGGGTGTAGACTATGAGAAGCATCGACAGGCGCTAAGCACTTTGCATTGCATCTGCCTGCATGAGCAATCGCGCAAGTTTCTGCTTGAGAGCAAGCTCTTCAAAAAGCATTGGTAATTGATTTACTGATGCATATACTctttttaaacttttattaatgATTCTCTTCTCTTTGCCTCTAGCCTGGCTTTCTTTTTATACATTCATCCATTGGAGTTCTATATATTGGAAGAGCTGTTGCCAGACTATATGGCCTGGACACAGGGTATAGATGGGCCCAAGGACAAGTATATGAGTGTGGTGGAAAAAGTACGTAAAACCACAGAAAGCTTGTATTTAGTACAAAAGGATTTCCTCAACACACTGATGCTCAACACAGACGGTGGCTCTGATTCGCCTTCCAGCCGCAAGCTTTTCTTGATTAAAATGCGACGATATGTAATAGATCTTAGTATGGAGCAACGCGTAAGCTAGTTGTCATGTAATTTGTTGGCATTGAATTCTATGTTTAATGGTTCTTTGGCAGCCCTTTCATGCGTTCTTCTTCATGCAATCGAGCATACAACATCCGCTTGATGCACCGGTGGCTCTTGCATTTGTCGCCATTCTAATCGATCAAGTGCGTACGCTTTTTAAGGAGGAGCTGCCCAGTCATGTTATGGAAGTGAACACAGATTTCTTTCTCGACGGAACCTTTGATTATATGCACTTTGATCGCGTTGGAGGCGTATTGTCACATCTGCGCAAGGTGCATAGAGGTGACATCGATAGTCATTTTGGCATCGAGCGGTCTCAGCAAATTTATGATGAGGATCGCAATTCGGTGCGAACCAACGAAGTGGGTATGTAATCCAATGCACTCTATTATTACAAATCAGTTGCAGAGATACGACGTTTTTAGATACAACGCTCTACCTGCTAGGCGAAAATATCAACAATATGGCCGTGATTGGACATGCACAGGGGGCCAATCACTCGACCTTTGCCCACTTTCTTAATCCACGTGTCACTGTCAACTCTGATGCTGCGCCAGGCAATTCAACGACTGAGACTAGTGTGTGCGAGTTGTTGGATATTTGTATCCTTTTCTACTATTCGGCGGGGCACAAGTACATTGTGAAGATAGCATCGGTGCGGGATGAGATCGCGACACTTAACGAAGTGCTGATGGAGACTAAATATTATCGAGAGGATATCGAAAGAAAGTTGATAGCACTAGAGGAACATGCAAATGTCTGCATGAATGAGAACCATCAGCATGTGATGACCGAATTAAGATTGAAATTCAGTCAAAGGCAAAATGTGTTTGCGGTGAGTTATGTTTAAATAAGCACATTGAATTCATAAGGCGatgatttgcatttatattcaACTGacaacttatttaatttaatggtTTCTACCAATTAAGAGAACTTAATATTGACAGCCGGTTATTTGGCAAGATTAATTAGAATATCTTTCTTTATATATCTTAGACACGTTCCATATCGCTGGCAAGAAAACAAGTTTGGTTGCGTGCAGTTGCCTTAAGCAGCCATCGGCGATCGTTGTTCATATGGCTTTTGGAGCGTACGCTGCGGACCTTATCGGTAATTAGATAATTTCGAATGTTTGTTATAATTTAACCATCTTCCATTATAGACTGCATCGGGTAAAGGTGCCCTGTTTTCATTTGTGCCTGAGGTTTACGTCAATACCTTGCCAATTTTGCTAGACACTGTGATGGACTTTAGTCATCATGATATACGCGCTCAGTTCGAGATGTTGGATGCGGAGTGCAGTGTGAATGCGGCAGCTGAATTTCTAGCCATGCATTCGGCCGATTCACGAATAGTGCTAGCCTCCTGTAAGGACTCGCTGCTACAGGCTCTTGGCACACTAACATGCCACAGAGGTGGCATACGCGCTTTAGAACGTGCCTCGAAACGAGCTCAGGTGGCATTAGTGCGTGCTTTGCTGCGTCCCTATGAGAATCGCGCGTGGGGACAAAGTAATTGGCTTTTGCTGCGTTTCTGGCTAGGCGAGGGATATGCTTATAAGGATTCGCGTCAACCCAGTGTGTGGCAAGGTGGTTCACAGCCATTAAATCAGGGTCTTTGTCGAAGTCGTTCCCGCAACGAGACTCACACTGGATTGCTGCATAATGTGGCTCCGGCAAATCCGTCTAAGCATTTTCAGCGCTTAATTGGCAGCAAATTGTATGAAGATGAGCCGTTTGCTACTACATTCCTGAATTCTGTGCTGAGTCAGCTGAACTGGGCTTTTTCTGAGTTCATATTGCTGCTCCAAGAGGTTTGCTAATTATCCTTGAGAATGCAATTACCTCTTAacgatttacatttttctgcAGATACAAAATACGGCCCAGCGTCAGGAGAACACACTTTTTGAACCAAAGCAACTTAAGATCTGCTCCATGTGCTTTGAGTTGACAGTTTCATTGATGCGTTGCCTGGAAATGATCCTAACCGTCGCTCCAGATGTTGTGGCCGATGATTCTCGTCCAAATAGCGACTTGTTATTGAATCGTATTTGTCAGCTCATCAGCCAGGTGTTGTCACGCGTTACAGTTCCACCCGGCTGTTTTCAGTTTGTGGTGGACATGTGCTCCGCAGACCTGAACGCAGTTACCCACTTTCCTATCATTAGTGCTGCGTTGGGCATCTTGCTGGCCTTGTTGCGCAACGAAATGGATAAAGATGTTTCACCTCAGAAGGTAACGCGCATCTCACGTGCCTTTTTAACAGATCCCAGTTTCCAGTTTGCCACTTTGGAGTTTGCACTAGGTGAGATTCGTACGCCGCTGCTGGAGCAGAAGGAGATTCCGCGGGGCAATTTTGATCCTTCAACGCGGCCAAATATCGATCCACTAACGAATGATGTCCGTGTACCGAATCCCAATAATTCAAAGCGCATTCGCGCTGATCCGcctattattaaatttgccCTTAATGATTGTGAGTAAAGTGTGAAGTAATATTTagttgaatataaaataaatgcattgaGATATTGCAGATCCCACGCACGTATCGCCTGATGAAATCGAAGATGTACGTCAACTTATTGAGAATCTGCGCATTAAGCAGTCTCTTCTCTCAGACATAACACTGCCATCGGAGGATTCGTTGTGTCCAATTTGCTGTGCCAAGCCCATCACTGCCGTATTTACGCCGTGCAAGCATCAATCGTGCAGCGATTGCATCATGCAGCATATGATGAACTCGAAGGTGTGCTTTTACTGTAAGACAACTATACAGACTATAGAGACGCTGGACGGCACACTTATTTATTCGAATCTGGAGACAACTCAATCACCAGTGCCCGAGAGTGCTTGAATTACCCACCGCAAATAACCACCAGCCACGAAATCCCAATAAAACCTACAAATTCTAGTCACTTTCAAAAGGATAAATTGCTACGCTTCAAATGTGGTTAGATTCgcatatataattatgtatattacatTAGGTaaatagttatatatatttttaatttacttcaGTTTGGATGCTTGCAATTATTTCCTTCATGTGATAAAACAAAGTGCAATTGAAAACAGAATCAGAAAATAAAGAGGAACAGAAACTATCAGAGGAATTAATAGAAACCAAATCGAATAGATAGCACATATAATTTATGATCTCAAGCGATAACTTTCCGATCTTAAACagtatttcatttatgtaaaatatgttaaattattatattattgtaatattgaattttttgtgtttattatgcatttattattgCGAGTGCTTGCGTGTAGAAAAGATATTCACCAACTcgaaattgttaaataaattatgtatacaTTTTGCATTGGATAACTGTCTACCAACTAAAAATTATAAGTACGGTTCTTAAGTAAACAAAACTCAGACATTTTCCTAATACAATTAGCGTCGCTTTTCCCTCTATGTTCAATTTGtcaattctatatatatatatatatatacatatgtatttatctcTGGACCTAAAGTTGATGCATTtctcaaaatacaaatatacatactacAATATATGAACTTTGAGTGCCCGTTTTTTGTACTTCTTCGTTCTTTAGCTTTTTACTTTCCTCTTGacgtttttaaaaaaataattaagtatCTTGAAGCATTTACTACtacaaatattatacatagatacacatatgtaagtatatagagtatatagtatataatttaagtacatgtatatgtatgtcaGGTGGTACCGGGGATGTGTGTGAAGCCTTAATTCAACAAATATTCTCTTaacgttttttgttgtgtgtatttgtattgtcATTTTCGAGAGGTCAAGAAATTTGTATCTTGCGTTTAAACATTTAACATATGTAGGTAAATAGATTcataaatagttaaatagtTGATAATTCACTTGTGTTTCAATAGACATTGAAAGCGCTTCATAGCAAGACTACCTAAagttatacatacatacaatacatcaTGTAGACTAGGTACACATATGTTAGATTATGAGAATCAACAACTAACTAATCTCTAATAATTGCTCTCTATCGTCTCTATAAAGCGCACGCGGAAACATTGACAAAAACATATTGTACGATATGAAGAAGTGTTTTTGGTTTCAGTTCCACTGTCAGGTATTCTTAgttctcattctctctctctgtctagaGCAGATTACAGGCATTCGAGTGCATGCGGTGCGAGTGTCGTCCATTGCCATGGCCAAAACCACTGCAGCATTGATGTGTAATTGGCCCAGAGCTGCGGGCATGCTGGAAACTCTGGCTGTTGCTCAGCTTCGGTTCGTGCAGCGTGTGATGACAGCTGGGTGCATGGCTATGCCTGTCAAGACCACAATTAGTAAAACGTCAGAGGAcggaaatttgaaaatgcttGCTTACCCATGATTGCAAATACTCGAATCGGATATGGAGCTCGGCATGGCACGACCCATCGCTTGGgctggtggtggtggcagAAATAGAGGGCAACCACCGGCTGCCAAGTCTCCCACGCCACCGCCATCGTGTCCGAAAATGGCTAGACGCATATTGGCTGCCTTCGCCGTTGACTGCGACTCCACTTCCTGGGCCTCTTCAATCATTTTGTCCAGTTTCTCCATGGCCTTGGTTTGCTTGGCAGCCAGAAAGGCTTTTCGCGCGGCCTTCGACATGGAATGGGGTCTGTAATACAGTTCAAGGTGTGACAGTTTTAGcatttaaacaacaaatttaaaagttataCCTTATATGTATCtcattatatagtattttcggAACATACATATCTTTAAGTTTTACTACAAAGCCTCTAAGAACCCTTTAAAAACGTCGCTGGATTCACAATAGGACTTACCTGGCTGGTGCGGAATTTGAGCGATGCGGTGGCGGTGAGTGCAGTGATATGGATGTCATAGAGTCCTTGGATCCCGGTCGACTGTTCTCACTGTTGGCCTGCACCGCAGCAGGTGCTGTGCCACCATGAACAGGCTGCAACGACAGCGTTTTTGGCTGCCGCATGGGGCAGACACCAACTGCAGCTGAGGGAGCCGCCACCTTAGAAGTTGCTGCAGCGACGATGGGTACGACAACTGGTGCTGTGATTGGCGCAGCTGGTGGTGTATTAGTGGCCTCCAGGGTGGTGCTGGTGGAGAATGTGATTTTTCTAATTAGAGTGGAAGTGAAGCGCAAAGAAGAACGTGCTGTCAATCGCACTTACTTCATCTTGGCCAGTGCCTTGTCGCGTTCCAGCGACACATTCGATGTGGATGGCTTTAGGCTGGCGGCACTGCTGCATGTGGCCGTCTCACGTGCCGGAGCTGTGGATGGCGGCGTCAGCTGATCCATGGCGGCCAATTCCTCGGCAGTAAACATGTCCGGATTGCTGGGTCGCGGCTTTGCCGGTGCGCTGCCAATGCGAAATGGTGGCGTGGGACTAAAGCCGCAGGGTGATTgactgatgttgttgttgttgctgctggagttGGCGAGGGAGCCGCGCGAGATCTGCAGATCCTCGAGAAACTCCTCGGTGTCGAGTATTAGGGAGCCAAAGATGTCGCTGGGCGAGCGCATGAACACGTGACCAGTGGAATTGGAGCGGGATTCGCGTCGCTTGCTCTGCTCGGGACAACAACCGCTGCCACCGCTACCGCGCACCGGTGAATTGGCGATGCTGCGCCTGGCCACATCCTTGAACGTGACCGGCGAATAGATGCGACTGCTGCGCTCATCGCCACTTGCTGCAGCCGGCGTTGTgctcgctgccgctgctgctggcggcACATGATGAGCCAACGCTGTGGCTGCAGCCACGGCACCACTGGCACCCATCACCACATTGGCCAGCGATGTCTGAGCATGGGGCTGGACAGGCTCAGCGGCGGGAGGCGGTGCAACTGGCGTCACAGGCTTGGGCGGCGGCATAATGGCCTTGGGAATGGGAGTTAGCGGCGGAGCAGCGGACATGGGATGCAGCTGGAGGCCAGAGGTGAGCTGCAGCGGGAGGCGATTCTCGCGCTCCTCCAGCCAGTAGGTCTTCATGGTGCCTTTGCCCTTGACATCGATCTCGCCGCGCTCGAGTATCTTGTAACTGGGTCCGATCAGCACCTTGGTGGACTCCGAGATGTGCACCTTCATGGCAATGCTGGTCGATTCCATGCGGGAGGCGGTATTAACGCTGTCGCCAAACAGGCAATAACGCGGCATCTTCAAGCCCACAATACCGGCGACAACGGCGCCCGAATGTACTCCCACACCTGGTCAGATCAGAGTGGGGGATGATCGGATGACGATTagcagatgatgatgattactTACGTATGCGCAAATGTTGTCCCGTCGAGGGATCCTTCAAATCGGTTATGGCATCCACCATATCCAGGGCCATATCACAGACTCGCTCAGCATGATTCGCATCCTTATCCGGTGCTCCAGCTACCACCATGTAGGCATCACCAATTGTCTCTACCTTGTAGACCGAATTGCGTTCGGTTAGAGTATCAAAGATCGAGTACATGGCATTCAGCATGGACACCACCTCCATGGGTGTGATGCGACTACAGATCTCGGTGAATGTCACAATATCCGAGAACAAAATCGAAACGCTGTCAAACA includes the following:
- the LOC132784175 gene encoding E3 UFM1-protein ligase 1 homolog, encoding MGSDWDEIKRLAADFQKAQLTSTLQKLSERNCIEIVTLLLEKQLLDVVFTNDGKEYITPDHLEREIQDELYANGGRANLVEVSKTLNVDLTRIVTLAEHIAAENPQIHLMLGQLIDEDYITHIAQEINEKLAQRGEISISDLTSQFDLPSDFLQHNVVEKHLGKIIKGRQDATNPRVFFTQAYIQRCKAKIRGALAAITKPTNVAVILQQISVQEKIFHSLLDEIAPAGQVTSKQANAQYVPHIYAKTQADWVNAFYKQNSFLEYDAINKLGISDAKAYIRKQFPNEQFLFLKRVALGARLIELTVVAALNECNATKQYLDLSTILPSNLSEEDIKEAFEAIISQKQCNPSHFVFLDSIVFSQAYLTQLVQPCQEMAHAQAKAAIDAGVYQQYIVEKTLAQKGNTGTGSAYDADDDKLDKRDERRKKAASGKAGGGAQGRETKTKSTKKHQRGRVAHNHDSEDEEDTVQSNASSNRKSGKTLDLVKTADITNLIKGTLEEEGLEQLAKPIAALYLNQLNQTALAKAQELYEATPQTNRRQTHAAIQERVNTLLVDIRLYEKGLKLFPSDTQSQLVKYLLKSLGNDICNELTLYVAAECSLSVKSTNLNVDQRIKLVQECDVLYRNALLEQNKAINKSIDEFELATEAVLKTCSMIVKKVDKKKDRLLIVNHKEKLLQQLLECNEPALLLHLAALILFTTITGCILHASGKFVSAILQHIRSTLNEPQNALLLRYHDLVLQLLQQASPDSVESKSVNEQLHSLQTEVVDLAQNYSRASVSKAD
- the LOC132784171 gene encoding E3 ubiquitin-protein ligase RNF123 yields the protein MSISKLFVKVFNEDIFENLDQDNYYNSDLEDDFDGGNCSTVPDPRVQKLDELSVTKQMIIVKNWLEDKFQQIQTDSNEEIRRLYIDTEARIGPELAIFDVDYTTTVRVSADRLALRSQGSFNTVRANCCVYGGRWMYEISLHTKGVMQIGWACGSCTFNENSGVGDTKYSYGYDGSKQQVWHISTKKYGDKWQIGDIIGVTIDVDREIIEYYRNGRSMGVAFDKIQRGPGITFFPAISLGYTQGVQANFGNRPFVYPLPGFQPIMARPILKLRRASLLLDYLINLAGIFSHYNAQAKNNTSTDASEVRVSTKKTVYCIFATMLIERFTNEVFDPYVIEDVLLSRISSMTTLAAEKENPYSVLKSLLSLLWNFMEGDEVKFVLRKLVNALLGTFSHTVQGVDYEKHRQALSTLHCICLHEQSRKFLLESKLFKKHCLAFFLYIHPLEFYILEELLPDYMAWTQGIDGPKDKYMSVVEKVRKTTESLYLVQKDFLNTLMLNTDGGSDSPSSRKLFLIKMRRYVIDLSMEQRPFHAFFFMQSSIQHPLDAPVALAFVAILIDQVRTLFKEELPSHVMEVNTDFFLDGTFDYMHFDRVGGVLSHLRKVHRGDIDSHFGIERSQQIYDEDRNSVRTNEVDTTLYLLGENINNMAVIGHAQGANHSTFAHFLNPRVTVNSDAAPGNSTTETSVCELLDICILFYYSAGHKYIVKIASVRDEIATLNEVLMETKYYREDIERKLIALEEHANVCMNENHQHVMTELRLKFSQRQNVFATRSISLARKQVWLRAVALSSHRRSLFIWLLERTLRTLSTASGKGALFSFVPEVYVNTLPILLDTVMDFSHHDIRAQFEMLDAECSVNAAAEFLAMHSADSRIVLASCKDSLLQALGTLTCHRGGIRALERASKRAQVALVRALLRPYENRAWGQSNWLLLRFWLGEGYAYKDSRQPSVWQGGSQPLNQGLCRSRSRNETHTGLLHNVAPANPSKHFQRLIGSKLYEDEPFATTFLNSVLSQLNWAFSEFILLLQEIQNTAQRQENTLFEPKQLKICSMCFELTVSLMRCLEMILTVAPDVVADDSRPNSDLLLNRICQLISQVLSRVTVPPGCFQFVVDMCSADLNAVTHFPIISAALGILLALLRNEMDKDVSPQKVTRISRAFLTDPSFQFATLEFALGEIRTPLLEQKEIPRGNFDPSTRPNIDPLTNDVRVPNPNNSKRIRADPPIIKFALNDYPTHVSPDEIEDVRQLIENLRIKQSLLSDITLPSEDSLCPICCAKPITAVFTPCKHQSCSDCIMQHMMNSKVCFYCKTTIQTIETLDGTLIYSNLETTQSPVPESA